A segment of the Yersinia rochesterensis genome:
ATTCTGCATTGGTCAATGACAGTGTCGCCAAGCGTTTAGGCGCTTCAGGTGTTATTCGTCTGAACAAACAAAGTGTGCAAGTGATTGTGGGGACCCGTGCGGAACTGATTGCTTCGGCAATGCGTACGGTATTGGCTGGTGGCCCGGTTCCTGCGGCAAGTAGCTCCGCTGCTCCTGCTGCGGCCAAGCCTCAGGCGGTCATTAACACCACGAAAACAGCTTCCCTGATATTGGTTTCTCCAATTACTGGTGATGTTGTTGCTTTGGAAGAAGTTCCTGACGAAGCCTTTGCCAGCAAAGCGGTAGGTGAGGGTATTGCTATTCGTCCGACGGATAAAATAGTGGTTTCTCCGGCGAACGGCACCATCGTAAAAATCTTCAATACTAACCATGCCTTCTGCCTGGAAACTGAAACCGGCGCTGAAATTGTGGTTCATATCGGGATTGATACGGTGAAACTGAACGGCCAGGGCTTTGCACGTCTGGTTGAAGAAGGTGCCACTGTGGTTGCTGGGCAACCGGTATTGGAGCTGGACTTGGCTTATCTGAATGCTAATGCGCGCTCAATGATTAGCCCAGTTGTCGTCAGTAATATTGATGATTATGCCGGTATCTCGGTATTGGCAGGGGGTTCTGTGGTTGCCGGCCAAAGCCAGTTGTTTGAGATCCAAGGCAAATAACTTGAGATCCAAGGTAAATAATGAGTTTAAGATTCGCAGTGAAAAAGTGCTGATGTACTGAGTCACTGGCCTGAGTTTTAATCAAAGCAGCGGGAAGAGAGCGATCTCTTCCCGTTTTTTTGTTTTATTTCCTGTAACAAACGGTTGTTTCCAAGTCGGGCTTGTTGGATTATACCTGTCATCTTTCAAGTTGCAGGTGTGTTGGCTGCTCTCATTCACCCGAATCACTTACTTGTGTAAGCTCATCGGGACTCTCTCGTTTGCCGCCTTCCTGCATGCTTGAAATCTATTAGGTAAATATGCGGTTATATTTGTTGCGTTTGCATTGAGGAATAGAACAATGAGTGAGGCAGAAGCCCGCCCGAGTAATTTTATCCGTCAGATCATTGACGAAGATTTAGCCAGCGGCAAACACACGTCGGTTCATACCCGCTTTCCGCCTGAGCCAAACGGCTACTTGCATATTGGTCATGCGAAGTCTATTTGCCTGAATTTTGGTATTGCACAAGACTATCAGGGCCAATGCAACCTGCGTTTTGATGACACCAACCCGGTGAAAGAAGATGTCGAGTTCGTCGAGTCGATTAAACGCGATGTCGAGTGGCTAGGCTTCACCTGGAGCGGTGATGTCCGTTACTCCTCAGACTATTTTGATCAATTGTTCCAGTACGCTGTAGAGCTGATTAACAAGGGCTTGGCGTATGTGGATGAACTGACTGCCGAGCAGATGCGCGAATATCGCGGCACGCTGACCGCACCGGGTAAAAATAGCCCTTATCGCGATCGCAGTGTGGAAGAAAACCTGGCACTGTTTGAGAAGATGCGTGCCGGTGGTTTTGCTGAAGGCACCGCTTGCTTGCGCGCTAAAATCGACATGGCCTCACCCTTTATGGTCATGCGTGATCCGGTGTTGTATCGCATTAAGTTTGCTGAGCATCACCAGTCAGGTAACAAGTGGTGCATCTACCCGATGTATGACTTTACCCATTGTATTTCTGATGCGATCGAAGGAATTACCCATTCACTCTGTACTTTAGAGTTCCAGGATAACCGTCGCTTGTATGATTGGGTGCTGGATAATATCTCCATTGAATGTCATCCGCGTCAGTATGAGTTTTCTCGCCTGAATCTCGAATACTCCATTATGTCGAAGCGTAAGCTGAACCAATTGGTGACCGAGAAAGTGGTAGAGGGTTGGGATGACCCCCGTATGCCGACCATCTCTGGCTTACGTCGTCGTGGCTACACCGCAGCATCAATCCGTGAATTCTGCCGCCGTATTGGTGTCACCAAGCAGGATAACAACGTTGAGATGATGGCGCTGGAATCCTGTATCCGTGATGATCTGAACGAAAATGCGCCACGGGCTATGGCCGTTCTTGACCCCATCAAGGTGGTTATCGAGAACCGTGCGCTAGGGGAAGAGTGGCTGACCATGCCAAATCACCCGAATAACCCGGATATGGGCACCCGCCAGGTACCTTTCGACAGTGAGATTTATATTGATCGCGCTGATTTCCGTGAAGAAGCTAATAAGCAATACAAGCGCTTGGTTCTGGGTAAAGAAGTGCGCCTGCGTAATGCTTATGTGCTCAAAGCTGAGCGTGTTGAAAAAGACGCAGAAGGCAATGTCACGACACTTTATTGCAGCTATGACGCAGAGACTTTAAACAAAGACCCTGCTGATGGT
Coding sequences within it:
- the glnS gene encoding glutamine--tRNA ligase yields the protein MSEAEARPSNFIRQIIDEDLASGKHTSVHTRFPPEPNGYLHIGHAKSICLNFGIAQDYQGQCNLRFDDTNPVKEDVEFVESIKRDVEWLGFTWSGDVRYSSDYFDQLFQYAVELINKGLAYVDELTAEQMREYRGTLTAPGKNSPYRDRSVEENLALFEKMRAGGFAEGTACLRAKIDMASPFMVMRDPVLYRIKFAEHHQSGNKWCIYPMYDFTHCISDAIEGITHSLCTLEFQDNRRLYDWVLDNISIECHPRQYEFSRLNLEYSIMSKRKLNQLVTEKVVEGWDDPRMPTISGLRRRGYTAASIREFCRRIGVTKQDNNVEMMALESCIRDDLNENAPRAMAVLDPIKVVIENRALGEEWLTMPNHPNNPDMGTRQVPFDSEIYIDRADFREEANKQYKRLVLGKEVRLRNAYVLKAERVEKDAEGNVTTLYCSYDAETLNKDPADGRKVKGVIHWVSVKHALPAEIRLYDRLFSVPNPAAAEDFLSTINPESLIIRQGFVEPSLADATPERTYQFEREGYFCADSRYSRPEALVFNRTVGLRDTWAAKVTN